The following are encoded together in the Lactuca sativa cultivar Salinas chromosome 1, Lsat_Salinas_v11, whole genome shotgun sequence genome:
- the LOC111900063 gene encoding dof zinc finger protein DOF1.7, which yields MQRSGSSMYSPTSINTNPKFPEHEHLKCPRCDSSNTKFCYYNNYNLSQPRHFCKNCRRYWTKGGTLRNIPIGGGTRKNKRSSISKKRGTNSSPSSSNSMATTMAVAVAPTPVEPKPEASGIYGYGNDQMEGGSVSFSSLMGSSPGGQFAKLLMDGLNPNLVGGSNEDGLIRNPTAEEFESNFLSVNHQTNNQIEENGGGESSCCNQGDNGWPDLSIYTPVF from the exons ATGCAACGAAGCGGTTCATCAATGTATTCACCGACGTCGATTAATACGAACCCTAAATTCCCTGAGCACGAGCATCTAAAATGTCCTAGATGCGATTCGAGCAACACAAAATTTTGTTACTACAACAACTACAATCTCTCACAGCCTCGTCATTTCTGTAAGAACTGCCGTCGATATTGGACCAAAGGCGGTACTCTTCGTAACATCCCCATCGGAGGCGGCACTCGCAAAAACAAGCGTTCTTCCATCTCCAAAAAACGCGGCACtaattcttctccttcttcttcaaattcgATGGCGACGACGATGGCGGTGGCGGTGGCTCCAACGCCAGTCGAGCCGAAACCAGAAGCTTCAGGGATTTACGGGTATGGTAATGACCAGATGGAAGGAGGTAGTGTAAGTTTCAGCTCGCTGATGGGGTCGAGCCCTGGTGGACAGTTCGCAAAGTTATTAATGGATGGTCTGAATCCCAATCTGGTGGGTGGATCCAATGAAGATGGGTTGATTCGAAACCCGACTGCTGAAGAATTTGAGAGTAATTTCTTGAGCGTGAATCATCAAACTAATAATCAAATCGAAGAAAACGGAGGAGGAGAATCGAGCTGCTGCAATCAGGGTGATAATGGATGGCCTGATCTTTCCATTTACACACCAG TTTTCTGA